Genomic window (Chionomys nivalis chromosome 7, mChiNiv1.1, whole genome shotgun sequence):
GTCCTGCCGGGTTCCTCCTGCTTGGGGCTCAGAATTTATTAAGTCTGAGGCATCTTCTGCCATCAAGCAGGACCTGAACCAGCATCTTCTCTTTTACCCCACTCTGTATCCACATAGGGAAAGGCAGACATTTGGCCGACCGAGAGGCAGGAAGGCTGGCCGGCTAGGCAGTCTACGGAACACTGTAAAACTGGGCTTGAGCAAACAGTAGCCTGTGCTCTGCTCTTGGCCTTCTGAGGTTTCCCTTTCGCGGGGGAAGTGTTGGAGGTATCAACCCTGAGGCAGTCGCGGGCTAAATCAGCCTCGGTTGTTGCTAGCCTGACCCCAAGGCCTGGAGTTATGCCCACATACACACTTCTGTGCTGCCCTCTGAGGTCAACACAGGGCTGTCTGTCATCAGCCCAGGCTTGTTCCAGCACGGCACTCCAGGGAATGGGAAAACAGACTGTTTGAATTGTACACAAAAACATTCCCTGCAGGCAGCGGGTCATAAACTCTGAACTAATAAAGAGGAAAACAGGCCTGAGTAAATTTCCTCTGCTCTCCCAGCTTGGCAGAAACTTCTTGGTCTTGTTTGTTGGTTCAAGCTCAACCAGGCTCCAGCGAGAAAACCTTATCaggaaaaatgattttattttcatgactGACGCCAGCTTTCCTCCTCCACATATCCATCTGCCATGAATAAGCATCTTTAGGACAAGCCTAGCTCCTCTAAGATGCTGTCGCGAGTGCCCCCTCATGGCCAAAGGCAGTACTGCAGCGGTGCACTCGCTTCGTGGTCACTATCTCTAGACCTTGGATGGAGatggtaaaggtgcttactgccaTGCCTGGCAATTTGGGGTTGATCCCAGGGACCCGCGTGGTGGTAGGAGAGGTCCCACTACCACAAGTCGTTCTTTGGTCTCCACAGGTACACTGTGgcataaacacaaatacacacaaaaataaatacacataaaaataatttttaaaaaagtttggcCTGTATGAGATTATGTCACCTTCAGACTGAAAAGTCTGCCTCTGTGTCTAACCACCCCTGCTTTCCTGATCccaacttggtcctgagcttggCCACCAGGCATAGCTTGTGCTCAGAACAGAAAATGCCAGGACCTGTTTTTCCACCCTAATGGAAAACGGAGTTGGGGCTGGCTAACAGGTCCACTTCCAGGAGACAGTTAAGGAAAGGTATCCACGAACCTCCAGCTAGGAAACTTTCATCTCACTTTTCCGTTGGTAATAATGGCAACAATCTATGGGCAACAAGCAAAGAAGAAATGAGGATAGGAATGTAGCTTAGAATGGAAGTGTGTACCAGTCTCTAGGttcaatctcctgcctcagctaagCCTAGAAGTGTGtgttgtaaccccagcactcagaaggtggaggcaggaggatgagatattcttagctacatagtaagttcaaaaGAAGTAAtctctagctgggtggtggtggcgcgcacgcctttaatcccagcactcgggagacagaggcaggcggatctctgtgagttcgaggccagcatggtcaacAGAACAAGTCCcgggacaggctgcaaagctacagagaaacccggtctcaaaaaacaaacaaaaaagagatctCTGGGCGAAATTCCTTATcaagtatttattgagcatctactgtGTTCCAGGGACTGGAAAGAGAACAAGTCACTCTGCCTTCAGCACAAATCCAAAGGCTGAGGTTCTTTCCCAAAGGACCCTGCAAAGGAGACTTGAatgtttccagaacccacacttTGCTGATCCCCTCAAAATCTTCTAGGGATGGTCTGAGGCCCTTCCCAGCCACAAAAGGGTGGAACTTTCTTCCCTGTTGTCCCCAAGTTTCTGGCTCCTGGTCCCCAGGTCTTTCTAATCAGACACCGAGGAGACTCCTGGCCATCTTGAACTGAGATGTACTTCCCCAGGCTAGACAGACTCCACAAAAACCAATGGGCCCAGAGTTCTCATGGGGCAGCTTCGGTACTTAAGCACCCAGACCACGGCAAAACTCTTGTTCCAGGTTGGTACTGGGCAGGGATTAACCACAGAATTGAACCCTAGACGTGAGGGCCAGGAAAAGGTAAAATACATAACCCATTCTGCTATAACCCAGGACCCTGGTACCAAACAGAACTAAGTACCTGACCCCTGACCttgccctgaaaaaaaaaaaactttctgccTGCATCCTCCACCTCCATGGCGGACAGCATGGCAAAGCTGCCTCCCTCCCTGATGCTCCTTGGGACCCTTAgatcttgttttggtttgggggggtgttttgttttgtaggcagggtcttgccatgtagccctggcttgccttgaactctggctgttctcaaattcatagaggtcctccagcctcttcctccgagtgctgggattaaaggaccaCCATGCCTACATAACCATAAAGTCCTTCAGTCAGTCAGTTCCATctatctttccctcccttccttcccttccctgctccccgccttccctgctccccgccttccctgctccccgccttccctgctccccgccttccctgctccccgccttccctgctccccgccttccctgctccccgccttccctgctccccgccttccctgctccctccctctccGCATCCCCGCATTTGCGCTGCTGACGCCTTAAGCCAAGAGCTTGCGAAATCGCCGGGGAAGCCTAGTAGGCGCTTAGTAACCACGCCCAATCCTTTCTGGTCCTGCCCCTTCCGCTCCCTGGGGCGGGACTAGAGCTATTTCCGCCCTGAGCCCGGAAGCGGTGTGGAGAGCGAGGTGAGGGGTGTGCCTCTGGTATCCAACCCTTACCCGGCTCTGCCAGGATCCTGAGACCCCTACCCATCCCCAGATCCCATCTCCAGCTGCAAATCACTGCAGATTCAAACCCAGGACCGGACCAGGTTTGCCTGCCGTTCTGTCGCCTCCTGGGACAGATCAGGGTCCAGGCGAGGGTTTTGCGCGaccttgcctcttccttcccacccGTCCTCCCGGCTCCTTCGCCGCTCCAGCCATGGCACAGAAACCCAAGGTAGACCCCCACGTCGGGCGGCTAGGGTACCTGCAGGCGCTGgtcaatgagttccaggagaccGAGAGCCAAGGTGAGAGGTGTGGGGTGGGCGCGAGGGACCGGGCAGGGCTCCGATGGCAGCAGCCGCACGGGCCCAACCCCAGGACCGCTTTCCCATTGCAGATGCCAAGGAACAAGTCCTCGCCAACCTCGCCAACTTCGCCTATGACCCGGGCAACTACGAGTATCTGCGGCAGCTGCAAGTCCTAGACCTATTCCTCGATTCGCTGTCAGAAGAGAACGAAACGCTAGTGAAATTTGCTATTGGTAAGGGTTAGGCCGGCCCCTAGAAACGGGCTAGAGCGACATCAGAGACTTAGAAGTGAGTCCTTCAGCCAGGCGTGATGGCACTCGCCTGTAAACCCAGCAGtatgagaggctgaggcaggagcattgctgTGActcggaggccagcctgggatatagaaTAAGTCACTGTCACGAAACAAGTTAGGCTTTAGGCTAGGAATCTCATCTGCCAGGGCAGACCTCCCAGATATGTgtgccacctcctcctccatACATTGTCCGTGTCACAGCTAGTCCGTAACAGGTCTGGGAGTCACTGCCAGCTTTTGTGTCTTTGCTTCCTCTTAGAAAAGAGATAATGAGCAAGGAAGCGAATTGAAACTGCTTTGGAAGGCGGTTGGAGCTTGCTCTTGCATATCGAGAGACGCAAAGGTGACGGGGAATTTATAGCCTAGGACCCCTGGGGTTAGATGATTGTAAGACCATTTGAATTATTCATGGTAGATttgtttttcactgtgtgtgtttgtgtgtgtgtttgtgtgttttgtgtgtgtgtgtgtatgtataagtatGGGTATGTACACCACAGTGAATGCATGAAAGTCAGGACAGTTTTTCAAAAGTCAGTTTCCACTGGGTATGGTGCACGTGCCTTCTATCCcagaagacagaggtaggtggatgtctatgagttcaaggccaccctagtctaTGTATTAAATTCTAGGTCATctagggtcacatagtaagattctgtgtctgaatgaatgaacgaatgataGTTACTGGTTCTCTGCTTCCGGTTTGCTGAGGTGGGCtctcttgtttcttctctgaGGAGCAGCATCTATAGCTGGCCCTTGAGCTTCTagctgatcctcctgtctcaacctctcgTCTTTCctaagagtgctgggattacagatgctcaACGCtgcatctatatatttttttaaatgtaggttcCTGGTATGGACCTCAAGTTGTCAGGTTTGCAGGGCAgctcttttacccactgagccatctcctctgcccAATGATAGATAAAGAAGGTGCTGGTCCCAGTTCTGGAGAGACAGTGAACAGTTTGGGGAAAAGCCTTTGCCCTGAAGGAGTTCGTGTTCTAGAAGGGGGAGATAGGTGCGAACAAACAAGCCAGATGGAGCTGTAGGAAGCGGCATAACTTCGGCTTTGGCCTTCTTGGGTGTGCAGTGTGGACAAAGGCCCTAAGCAGGaaggtgttggggggggggcagcaggtATATTGGGGCTGCTTTAAGTGAGGAGTCGGATGGGGTGGGGCTAGAGCGGTTATAACACAGGGACTTTAGATCCAGGCCATGGGAAGAAGTCTAGAatttaagaacaaacaaaaattcttttagcgcatacttttgtttgtttattttattttttttaaatatttatttatttattatgtatacaatattctgtctgtatgtctgcaggccagaagagggcaccagatctcattacagatggttgtgagccaccatgtggttgctgggaattgaactcaggatctttggaagagcaggcaatgctcttaaccactgagccatctttccagccccttgtttgtttatttttgaggcaagattcctttgtgtaacagctttggctgtcctggaatcactcagtagaccaggctggcctcgaactgtaTTACTATAACAAATCATAAATATAGTTCTGAAGCCTTTAGTCCCATTTCtcgtggggcagaggcaggtggatctctgtgagttcaaggccagcctggtctacagagtgagttccaggacaggttccaaaactgcacagagaaaccctgtctcaaaaaaacaaacatatatatctCCATATATATCTTCAAAggatatatatggagagagagagaaagttctgGCATTTTGGgtaggtggaggcaagagaatcaggaattTAGGGTGATTTTTCAGCTAAATAACAACTTTGAGGTCCAAGGGGTGGGGATCCTTGGTAAACATAATTTTGCTATTTATTAAAGACAGTGTTTGCATACTAGTAAGATGGATTGATTGTTCATTTTTCACATAATCAAACCTGGCTGAATGTTTGATACTGTGGGACATAGAACATCCTCAGTATTTGGCAGAGTTAGTGCTGAGAATTCAGTTTTACAGAAACACACAGTAACAGATGGTAGGTATATGTTTagggctgggactaaagctgtgtataccatgcccagctgaccagtgctctggaggcagaggccagctaggctctacatagagagaccttgtcttcagAAACAACAAA
Coding sequences:
- the Armc7 gene encoding armadillo repeat-containing protein 7 isoform X3, with the translated sequence MAQKPKVDPHVGRLGYLQALVNEFQETESQDAKEQVLANLANFAYDPGNYEYLRQLQGASATCPRTRPTRSTFCRLEASRSSPTACPVPTRRQCYLQSLHSCT
- the Armc7 gene encoding armadillo repeat-containing protein 7 isoform X2, with translation MAQKPKVDPHVGRLGYLQALVNEFQETESQDAKEQVLANLANFAYDPGNYEYLRQLQVLDLFLDSLSEENETLVKFAIGCGPLVYQLPTEASLSLQKRCSAPSACDRIF